From Streptomyces cyaneogriseus subsp. noncyanogenus, the proteins below share one genomic window:
- a CDS encoding ABC transporter ATP-binding protein — protein sequence MVAPPDNDVLWARALHFQHHDGSPALCGVSLGVREGEILAVSGPRGSGKTALLHCLSGLVRPQRGEVWCAGVPLHSLGPLRRERLRRRCFAWIDPAPVLVPELTVWENAALPMMLRGTPRRAARSTALEWLERLDVGDRARGLPRALHHAERQRVCIARALAVAPAVLFADEPTAPLHRADRAQVLRTLTTAARSHGITIVLATHDQETAAVADRTVPLLDGRPVDTVHLPPVPSAAATEGRAACSLSV from the coding sequence ATGGTGGCCCCGCCGGACAACGACGTGCTCTGGGCACGCGCCCTGCACTTCCAGCACCACGACGGCTCCCCCGCGCTCTGCGGCGTCTCGCTCGGCGTCCGGGAGGGCGAGATCCTCGCGGTGAGCGGCCCGCGCGGCAGCGGCAAGACCGCGCTGCTGCACTGCCTGTCCGGCCTGGTACGCCCGCAGCGCGGCGAGGTCTGGTGCGCCGGCGTGCCGCTGCACTCCCTGGGGCCCCTGCGCCGGGAACGGCTGCGCCGCCGCTGCTTCGCCTGGATCGACCCGGCGCCGGTGCTCGTCCCCGAGCTGACCGTGTGGGAGAACGCGGCCCTGCCGATGATGCTGCGCGGCACCCCCCGGCGCGCGGCCAGGAGCACCGCCCTGGAGTGGCTGGAGCGCCTCGACGTCGGCGACCGGGCCCGCGGTCTCCCGCGGGCCCTGCACCACGCCGAGCGGCAGCGGGTGTGCATCGCCCGCGCCCTCGCCGTCGCGCCCGCGGTGCTCTTCGCCGACGAGCCGACGGCACCGCTGCACCGCGCCGACCGCGCCCAGGTCCTGCGCACCCTGACCACGGCCGCCCGCTCGCACGGCATCACGATCGTCCTCGCCACGCACGATCAGGAGACCGCGGCCGTGGCCGACCGCACCGTGCCGCTGCTCGACGGCCGGCCGGTGGACACCGTGCACCTGCCGCCCGTCCCCAGCGCCGCCGCGACGGAAGGCCGGGCCGCGTGCTCGCTCTCCGTCTGA
- a CDS encoding aspartate aminotransferase family protein has translation MSTAHPKDLSKSAYDHLWMHFTRMSSYENSPVPTIVRGEGTYIYDDKGRRYLDGLAGLFVVQAGHGRTELAETALKQAQELAFFPIWSYAHPKAVELAERLANEAPGDLNKVFFTTGGGEAVETAWKLAKQYFKLVGKPTKHKVISRAVAYHGTPQGALSITGLPALKAPFEPLVPGAHKVPNTNIYRAPLFGDDPEAFGRWAADQIEQQILFEGPDTVAAVFLEPVQNAGGCFPPPPGYFQRVREICDQYDVLLVSDEVICAFGRLGTTFACDKFGYVPDMITCAKGMTSGYSPIGACIISDRLAEPFYKGDNTFLHGYTFGGHPVSAAVALANLDLFERESLNQHVLDNEAAFRSTLEKLHDLPIVGDVRGNGYFYGIELVKDKNTKETFNDEETERVLYGFLSKALFDNGLYCRADDRGDPVVQLAPPLISNQETFDEIEQILRATLSEAWTKL, from the coding sequence GTGAGTACCGCCCATCCCAAGGACCTCAGCAAGTCCGCGTACGACCACCTGTGGATGCACTTCACCCGCATGTCCTCGTACGAGAACTCCCCCGTTCCGACGATCGTCCGGGGCGAGGGCACCTACATCTACGACGACAAGGGCAGGCGCTACCTCGACGGTCTCGCCGGCCTGTTCGTGGTCCAGGCGGGCCACGGCCGCACCGAGCTCGCCGAGACCGCGCTGAAGCAGGCGCAGGAGCTCGCCTTCTTCCCGATCTGGTCCTACGCCCACCCCAAGGCCGTCGAGCTCGCCGAGCGCCTGGCGAACGAGGCCCCCGGCGACCTGAACAAGGTCTTCTTCACCACCGGCGGCGGCGAGGCGGTGGAGACCGCCTGGAAGCTGGCCAAGCAGTACTTCAAGCTGGTCGGCAAGCCCACCAAGCACAAGGTGATCTCCCGCGCGGTCGCCTACCACGGCACCCCGCAGGGCGCGCTGTCCATCACCGGTCTCCCGGCCCTGAAGGCCCCCTTCGAGCCGCTGGTCCCGGGCGCCCACAAGGTCCCGAACACCAACATCTACCGCGCCCCGCTCTTCGGCGACGACCCGGAGGCCTTCGGCCGCTGGGCCGCCGACCAGATCGAGCAGCAGATCCTCTTCGAGGGCCCGGACACGGTCGCGGCCGTCTTCCTGGAGCCGGTGCAGAACGCCGGCGGCTGCTTCCCGCCGCCGCCCGGCTACTTCCAGCGCGTGCGCGAGATCTGCGACCAGTACGACGTACTGCTCGTCTCGGACGAGGTCATCTGCGCCTTCGGCCGTCTGGGCACCACGTTCGCCTGCGACAAGTTCGGCTACGTCCCGGACATGATCACCTGCGCCAAGGGCATGACGTCGGGCTACTCCCCGATCGGCGCCTGCATCATCTCCGACCGCCTGGCCGAGCCGTTCTACAAGGGCGACAACACCTTCCTGCACGGCTACACCTTCGGCGGCCACCCGGTGTCGGCGGCCGTGGCCCTGGCCAACCTCGACCTGTTCGAGCGGGAGAGCCTCAACCAGCACGTGCTGGACAACGAGGCGGCCTTCCGCTCCACGCTGGAGAAGCTGCACGACCTGCCGATCGTCGGCGACGTCCGCGGCAACGGCTACTTCTACGGCATCGAGCTGGTCAAGGACAAGAACACCAAGGAGACCTTCAACGACGAGGAGACCGAGCGCGTCCTGTACGGCTTCCTCTCCAAGGCGCTCTTCGACAACGGCCTGTACTGCCGGGCCGACGACCGCGGTGACCCGGTCGTCCAGCTCGCCCCGCCGCTGATCTCCAACCAGGAGACGTTCGACGAGATCGAGCAGATCCTGCGCGCCACCCTGTCGGAGGCGTGGACGAAGCTCTGA
- a CDS encoding Lrp/AsnC family transcriptional regulator, with the protein MHSEVVASRSADPRDSRDSRESVRESHRESRNGSSPHLDAVSLAIIEQLQQDGRRPYAAIGKAVGLSEAAVRQRVQKLLDQGVMQIVAVTDPLTVGFRRQAMVGINVEGDVESVADALTAMPECEYVVMTAGSFDLMVEIVCEDDDHLLEVINRRIRAVPGVRSTESFVYLKLKKQTYMWGTR; encoded by the coding sequence GTGCACAGTGAAGTGGTGGCCAGTCGAAGCGCAGACCCCAGGGACTCCCGGGACTCCCGCGAGTCCGTCCGTGAGTCCCACCGCGAATCCAGGAACGGCAGCTCGCCGCATCTGGACGCCGTCTCCCTCGCCATCATCGAGCAGCTCCAGCAGGACGGCCGCCGGCCGTACGCCGCCATCGGCAAGGCCGTCGGCCTGTCCGAGGCGGCCGTGCGCCAGCGCGTCCAGAAGCTGCTCGACCAGGGCGTGATGCAGATCGTCGCCGTGACGGACCCGCTGACCGTGGGCTTCCGCCGGCAGGCGATGGTCGGGATCAACGTCGAGGGCGACGTGGAGTCCGTGGCCGACGCCCTGACCGCCATGCCCGAGTGCGAGTACGTCGTGATGACCGCCGGCTCCTTCGACCTGATGGTGGAGATCGTCTGCGAGGACGACGACCACCTGCTGGAGGTCATCAACCGCCGCATCCGGGCCGTCCCCGGAGTGCGCTCCACCGAGAGCTTCGTCTACCTCAAGCTCAAGAAGCAGACCTACATGTGGGGAACCCGATAG